In Saccharothrix syringae, the following are encoded in one genomic region:
- a CDS encoding peptidoglycan-binding domain-containing protein yields the protein MRGVRRASAVVAAVPARVVQAPRPRGVLALQRAAGNQAVAHALQRLTETERFENLVAPRYASSDRLQSAFDNQPAMGAFEPDHEAVRLVQQGLVKDGFPLPKSTRPDGTLDGVFAGETAGAVTAFQRKHQLPTKDGRVGRQVLRRLDELEIGGVGPGSNETQRRHALAESVLRAQQDRVRALIRNGLALRPAGTAPDRRDVLFRNACEWIDRGRADMHVMVRTHDSLFRAGKAGAQNATPGTFAYFDSATTHPGSGGTYPINPGPGEERHVSYAPGGFHGVTVNSDIKLLDVENRTDEELKTTILHEVQHIADRTEGQTPTQPEGPGRVKMFDRAGRPDLQLEGHVNVYQTEFRAHWIEHPEGDPADRYGSSTAPATNAQPVVFADPTGTTRQARTSFKNLRQENVFFDLINNGYEVAGPYTSSAQFKKMADDYALPAGVNLVDSVRVDDLLNAVGACDTTMTDRHPSIVAMLASAGRLDEPDRRFLRDRGLSKPFWDNADRHLGKAQTARLVKAIGP from the coding sequence ATGCGCGGTGTTCGGCGGGCGTCCGCGGTGGTCGCGGCCGTGCCGGCACGCGTCGTCCAGGCGCCCCGGCCCCGCGGCGTCCTGGCGTTGCAGCGGGCCGCCGGGAACCAGGCCGTCGCCCACGCGCTCCAGCGGCTGACCGAGACCGAGCGGTTCGAGAACCTGGTCGCGCCCCGGTATGCGAGCAGCGACCGGCTGCAGAGCGCGTTCGATAACCAGCCCGCGATGGGCGCGTTCGAACCCGACCACGAGGCCGTCCGGCTCGTGCAGCAGGGGCTGGTCAAGGACGGGTTCCCACTGCCCAAGTCGACCAGGCCCGACGGCACGCTGGACGGCGTCTTCGCCGGGGAGACCGCGGGCGCGGTGACGGCGTTCCAGCGCAAGCACCAGCTCCCGACCAAGGACGGACGTGTCGGCCGACAGGTGCTCAGGCGCCTGGACGAGCTGGAGATCGGCGGTGTCGGGCCGGGCTCGAACGAGACGCAACGCCGCCACGCCCTGGCCGAATCCGTGCTCCGCGCGCAGCAGGACCGCGTCCGTGCCCTGATCCGGAACGGCCTCGCGCTGCGCCCGGCCGGCACCGCGCCCGACCGCCGTGACGTCCTGTTCCGCAACGCGTGCGAATGGATCGACCGCGGCCGCGCCGACATGCACGTCATGGTCCGCACGCACGACTCGCTCTTCCGCGCGGGCAAGGCCGGCGCGCAGAACGCGACGCCCGGCACGTTCGCCTACTTCGACTCCGCCACCACGCACCCCGGCAGCGGCGGCACCTACCCGATCAACCCCGGGCCGGGTGAGGAGCGGCACGTCTCCTACGCGCCGGGTGGTTTCCACGGCGTCACGGTCAACTCCGACATCAAGCTGCTGGACGTGGAGAACCGCACCGACGAGGAGCTGAAGACCACGATCCTGCACGAGGTCCAGCACATCGCCGACCGCACCGAAGGCCAGACGCCCACGCAACCGGAAGGGCCTGGCCGCGTGAAGATGTTCGACCGCGCCGGCCGGCCGGACCTCCAGCTCGAAGGCCACGTGAACGTCTACCAGACGGAGTTCCGCGCGCACTGGATCGAGCACCCCGAGGGCGATCCGGCCGACAGGTACGGATCGTCCACCGCGCCCGCGACGAACGCGCAACCCGTGGTGTTCGCCGATCCGACCGGGACCACCCGGCAGGCCAGGACGAGCTTCAAGAACCTGCGTCAGGAGAACGTGTTCTTCGATTTGATCAACAACGGCTACGAGGTGGCCGGGCCGTACACGTCCAGCGCGCAGTTCAAGAAGATGGCCGACGACTACGCCCTGCCGGCCGGGGTCAACCTGGTCGACTCGGTGCGGGTGGACGACCTGCTCAACGCCGTGGGCGCGTGCGACACCACCATGACCGACCGGCACCCGTCGATCGTGGCCATGCTCGCCTCCGCCGGGCGGCTCGACGAGCCCGACCGGCGGTTCCTGCGCGACCGGGGGCTGTCGAAACCGTTCTGGGACAACGCCGACCGGCACCTGGGCAAGGCGCAGACGGCCCGGCTCGTCAAGGCGATCGGTCCGTGA
- a CDS encoding NACHT domain-containing protein, giving the protein MSDHWANVVRTSGGRTEELADPGGDLDGITAFYRGLPSGRLVVLGRAGIGKTSAAVRLVLGLLGTRGREEPVPVLVNPGGWDPGSASLREWLVNGLVRDYPALARRAPTGEPLAAALVDARHVLPILDGFDEVAAPLRATVLEELNSTSAPAVITSRADEYATAVAEADVLTRAACIQLVDLGVDDVVAYLPLTTRKTSEGGTTAWEPVLERLRSRPHDRAASVLAELLTTPLMVSLARTAYSDTPGEDPSELLDANRFGTRRLLEEHLFAGFVPAAFRSGASAPRHDVDRVLRYLRVAARHLTDTGRQDLAWWQVGDAVPETLRRSWLAAIAVSEVFLVLGLSRALIAVAGADTGSAVSGNVLFACFAALLAVVAYGMLRRQEREGPAEPSRLRWGRPKFRGRPESRETFMFSHHVYSVGYVGLLRDGPAPLGILFYALLLVLPLQWFMPQLQIPIDIQSVAGPTRSLAMDRRNATVQAMAKIGFLTALVTPTIALFGTATTLADLSLMGAVAFGTAGTSVLSLRRGLATTAWGQWAAVARPWWALTRRAPWRWIAFLDEAHARGVLRRQGAVYQFRHRKLQEYLARTYDTG; this is encoded by the coding sequence TTGAGCGATCACTGGGCCAATGTCGTGCGCACGTCGGGCGGTCGGACCGAGGAGCTCGCGGACCCCGGCGGTGATCTCGACGGGATCACCGCGTTCTACCGCGGGCTCCCGTCGGGACGCCTGGTCGTGCTGGGCAGGGCCGGGATCGGCAAGACGTCCGCGGCCGTGCGGTTGGTGCTCGGGCTGCTCGGCACCCGCGGCCGCGAGGAGCCGGTGCCCGTCCTGGTGAACCCGGGTGGTTGGGATCCTGGGAGCGCCTCGTTGCGCGAGTGGCTCGTCAACGGGCTGGTCCGGGACTACCCGGCACTCGCCCGACGAGCGCCTACCGGGGAGCCGCTGGCCGCGGCGCTGGTCGACGCGCGGCACGTCCTGCCGATCCTGGACGGCTTCGACGAGGTCGCGGCACCGCTTCGCGCGACCGTGCTGGAGGAGCTGAACTCCACCTCCGCCCCGGCCGTGATCACCAGTCGTGCCGACGAGTACGCGACCGCTGTCGCCGAAGCCGACGTGCTGACCCGGGCCGCGTGCATCCAACTCGTGGACCTGGGCGTGGACGACGTGGTCGCCTACCTCCCCCTCACCACCCGCAAGACCTCGGAGGGTGGTACCACCGCGTGGGAGCCGGTCCTCGAACGCCTGCGGAGCCGGCCCCACGACCGGGCCGCGTCCGTGCTCGCCGAGCTGCTGACGACGCCGCTGATGGTGTCGCTGGCCAGGACCGCCTACAGCGACACACCGGGTGAGGACCCGTCCGAGTTGCTGGACGCCAACCGGTTCGGAACTCGCAGACTGCTGGAGGAGCACCTGTTCGCCGGCTTCGTCCCGGCGGCCTTCCGGTCGGGTGCGAGTGCACCGCGGCACGACGTCGACCGGGTCCTCCGGTACCTCCGGGTCGCGGCCAGGCACTTGACCGACACGGGCAGGCAGGACCTGGCGTGGTGGCAGGTGGGAGACGCCGTCCCCGAAACCCTGCGCAGGTCGTGGCTCGCCGCGATCGCGGTGTCGGAGGTCTTCCTCGTGCTCGGCCTGTCGAGGGCTTTGATCGCGGTCGCGGGTGCGGACACCGGGTCCGCGGTCAGCGGCAACGTCCTCTTCGCGTGTTTCGCGGCGCTGCTGGCCGTCGTCGCCTACGGCATGCTCCGCAGACAGGAGCGCGAAGGACCGGCGGAACCGTCACGCCTGCGTTGGGGACGTCCGAAGTTCCGCGGCAGGCCGGAGTCGAGGGAAACGTTCATGTTTTCACACCACGTCTACAGCGTGGGGTATGTCGGCCTCCTGCGGGACGGACCAGCCCCGCTCGGCATCCTGTTCTACGCACTTCTGCTGGTCCTCCCCCTGCAGTGGTTCATGCCGCAGTTGCAGATCCCGATCGACATCCAGTCGGTGGCCGGGCCGACGAGGTCGCTGGCCATGGACCGGCGCAACGCCACGGTCCAGGCGATGGCGAAGATCGGGTTCCTCACCGCCCTGGTGACCCCCACGATCGCCCTCTTCGGCACAGCCACCACACTTGCCGACCTCAGTCTGATGGGCGCCGTGGCATTCGGGACAGCGGGCACCTCCGTGCTGTCCCTCCGCCGCGGCCTCGCCACCACGGCGTGGGGGCAGTGGGCAGCGGTGGCCCGTCCGTGGTGGGCACTGACGCGTCGAGCGCCCTGGCGGTGGATCGCCTTCCTCGACGAGGCGCACGCGCGAGGCGTGCTCCGCCGACAAGGAGCGGTCTACCAGTTCCGGCACCGCAAACTCCAGGAGTACCTGGCGCGCACCTACGACACCGGATGA
- a CDS encoding NUDIX domain-containing protein — MEMIDFVDADDRVVGRGQRGGARDAGLHYRVAATVVLSADRVLVYRRPGTAGVYPGHHDVLVGGTVRSGESYRQAAERELAEEFGIRPVLREAVRERRESPIGPCHLAVYLAEARGRLRPDPAEVDHHELLSVAEVLARPPRPFVAVGLAVLRRLFREHPDAFRREPLP, encoded by the coding sequence ATGGAGATGATCGACTTCGTCGACGCCGACGACCGCGTGGTCGGTCGGGGGCAGCGGGGCGGTGCCCGCGACGCCGGTCTGCACTACCGGGTGGCCGCGACGGTCGTCCTCAGCGCGGATCGCGTCCTCGTCTACCGCCGCCCCGGCACCGCCGGGGTGTACCCCGGCCACCACGACGTGCTCGTGGGCGGCACGGTGCGGTCCGGGGAGAGCTACCGGCAGGCCGCCGAACGGGAACTGGCCGAGGAGTTCGGCATCCGGCCGGTGCTGCGCGAGGCGGTGCGCGAGCGCCGGGAGTCACCGATCGGGCCGTGTCACCTGGCGGTGTACCTGGCCGAGGCCCGCGGCCGGCTCCGGCCCGACCCGGCGGAGGTCGACCACCACGAACTGCTGTCCGTCGCCGAGGTCCTCGCCCGCCCGCCACGGCCGTTCGTCGCCGTCGGGCTCGCGGTCCTGCGCCGACTGTTCCGGGAGCACCCCGATGCGTTCCGACGTGAACCGCTGCCGTGA
- a CDS encoding prenyltransferase/squalene oxidase repeat-containing protein yields MRSDVNRCRDRLARRVLDRVGPTGLVDAPCTSRVLESALLVALLDREGLAPDRADAARGFLRAALDSDPPDPLQCALGRAALGEAVTGEPVLRDLLSRVGPDHAARKLLVFRTLLAELGAAEHPRDVPGAVFEAGHQASWVRLQLSALKVITAPGTAGEADWACLRPALRPGPVWEASHFTRLVGLFALRRNPVYRPAVRDALLRVAAEQRSGGGLPFITGLDVFATAIAGIALARVTPEEPRVVSMADGLVAQQNPDGGFGYTVGVRQSDVDDTAYGIEFLRALAPRRHRDVILAAEEYVLAQQNPDGGFPTFGRGAPSEVAITAGAVNALAPDPAHRGAVERGVGFVVDARQVVERGWSRNASNVLFRVALACGALAPDAAVALRSAAHGTRRRAWRYLVDTQGPDGGWGHERGDASDPISTAYAVVALAASPDHAAALGRAVDYLVTRQQPDGGYRSRPDQAGPRPLLYDTPALADIAVLLALSACGER; encoded by the coding sequence ATGCGTTCCGACGTGAACCGCTGCCGTGACCGGCTCGCCCGCCGCGTGCTGGACCGGGTCGGTCCCACCGGCCTGGTCGACGCACCCTGCACGAGCCGGGTGTTGGAGTCGGCGTTGCTGGTGGCGCTGCTCGACCGGGAAGGGCTCGCGCCGGACCGGGCCGACGCGGCGCGGGGTTTCCTCAGGGCCGCGCTGGATTCCGACCCGCCGGATCCGCTGCAGTGCGCGCTGGGCCGCGCGGCCCTGGGCGAGGCCGTCACGGGAGAACCGGTGCTGCGGGACCTGCTGTCCCGGGTCGGCCCGGACCACGCCGCCCGGAAACTGCTGGTGTTCCGGACCCTGTTGGCCGAACTCGGCGCGGCCGAACACCCCCGCGACGTGCCGGGGGCCGTCTTCGAGGCCGGGCACCAGGCGAGTTGGGTGCGGTTGCAGCTGTCCGCGCTGAAGGTCATCACCGCGCCGGGCACCGCGGGCGAGGCCGACTGGGCGTGCCTGCGCCCGGCACTGCGGCCGGGCCCGGTGTGGGAGGCGAGCCACTTCACGCGCCTGGTGGGGCTGTTCGCGCTGCGCCGCAATCCGGTGTACCGGCCTGCCGTCCGCGACGCGCTGCTGCGGGTGGCGGCCGAACAGCGGTCGGGCGGCGGTCTGCCGTTCATCACCGGGCTGGACGTGTTCGCCACCGCGATCGCCGGCATCGCGCTCGCTCGCGTCACGCCGGAGGAGCCGAGGGTGGTGTCGATGGCCGACGGCCTGGTCGCGCAGCAGAACCCGGACGGCGGGTTCGGCTACACGGTCGGTGTGCGCCAGAGCGACGTCGACGACACCGCGTACGGCATCGAGTTCCTCCGCGCCCTCGCGCCACGACGGCACCGGGACGTGATCCTGGCGGCCGAGGAGTACGTTCTCGCGCAACAGAACCCCGATGGCGGGTTCCCGACGTTCGGTCGGGGAGCCCCGTCCGAGGTCGCGATCACCGCGGGCGCGGTCAACGCGCTCGCCCCCGACCCCGCGCACCGCGGCGCGGTCGAACGCGGGGTCGGGTTCGTGGTCGACGCCCGGCAGGTCGTCGAACGGGGGTGGAGCCGCAACGCGAGCAACGTCCTGTTCCGGGTCGCGCTGGCCTGTGGCGCACTGGCACCGGATGCCGCCGTCGCACTGCGCTCGGCCGCGCACGGCACCCGTCGGCGCGCTTGGCGGTACCTGGTCGACACGCAGGGGCCGGACGGCGGCTGGGGGCACGAGCGCGGTGATGCGAGCGACCCGATCAGCACCGCCTACGCCGTGGTCGCACTGGCCGCGTCGCCCGACCACGCCGCGGCCCTGGGGCGTGCCGTGGACTACCTGGTGACCCGCCAACAGCCCGACGGCGGCTACCGCAGCCGGCCCGACCAGGCCGGACCTCGGCCACTGCTGTACGACACGCCCGCACTGGCCGACATCGCGGTGCTCCTGGCCCTGAGCGCCTGCGGCGAGCGGTGA
- a CDS encoding MerR family transcriptional regulator, with product MRIGELSKRTGVSPRSLRYYEEQGLLTSSRSEAGQRHYSDAAVQRVSLIRQLFDAGLSSRVIATVLPCVDVPGDLDVAEETFTAMMRERDRIDAEIAHLVETRDALDVLIRANSRHRAELSTAPERAARSA from the coding sequence ATGCGGATCGGCGAGCTGTCCAAGCGCACGGGCGTGAGTCCGCGCTCACTGCGGTACTACGAGGAGCAGGGCCTGCTGACCAGTTCGCGCTCCGAGGCGGGGCAGCGGCACTATTCCGATGCCGCGGTCCAGCGCGTGTCGCTCATCCGACAGCTGTTCGACGCGGGCCTGTCCAGCCGGGTGATCGCGACCGTGCTGCCGTGCGTGGACGTCCCCGGTGACCTGGACGTCGCCGAGGAGACGTTCACGGCGATGATGCGCGAGCGCGACCGGATCGACGCCGAGATCGCGCACCTGGTCGAGACCCGGGACGCGCTCGACGTGCTGATCAGGGCCAACAGCCGGCACCGGGCGGAGCTGTCCACGGCCCCGGAGCGGGCGGCACGGTCGGCCTGA
- a CDS encoding NADP-dependent oxidoreductase gives MGQAWGFGRYGGPEVQELFDRPDPVPGPGEVLIRVDVAGVNPLDHLLRSGLVPGLDGGRPFPRVLGMEAAGTVLALGEDVDGLEVGDAVFGFALTGGGTYAETTVLSAPNTARIPAGLSATVAATLPVAGTTAVDALDQLGLPAGAAVLVNGVGGGVGLAVARLAAGRELRVVGIGSTAKREHAEAIGVRFVDYTAGDVVAAARELVPDGFDGIVDTVGGASLRTVAPLAREPHNVVAVGDVSVSDLGGRFVERRLDRENLERSARLALDGLLEPVITAVHPLADAPAALATVENGHTSGKVVIKVA, from the coding sequence ATGGGTCAGGCTTGGGGTTTCGGCAGGTATGGCGGGCCCGAGGTGCAGGAGTTGTTCGATCGTCCCGATCCCGTCCCCGGTCCCGGCGAGGTGCTGATCCGGGTCGACGTGGCCGGCGTGAACCCCCTCGACCACCTCCTGCGCTCGGGCCTGGTCCCCGGGCTCGACGGCGGGCGTCCGTTTCCCCGCGTGCTGGGCATGGAGGCAGCCGGAACCGTTCTCGCCCTGGGCGAGGACGTCGACGGCCTGGAGGTGGGTGACGCGGTCTTCGGCTTCGCGCTCACCGGTGGCGGCACCTACGCCGAGACGACGGTGCTGTCCGCGCCGAACACCGCGCGCATCCCGGCGGGCCTGTCCGCGACCGTGGCGGCGACGCTGCCGGTGGCCGGGACGACCGCGGTGGACGCGCTCGACCAGCTCGGCCTCCCGGCCGGTGCCGCGGTCCTGGTCAACGGCGTCGGGGGCGGGGTCGGCCTCGCCGTCGCCCGGCTGGCCGCCGGGCGCGAGCTGCGGGTGGTCGGCATCGGGAGCACCGCCAAGCGCGAGCACGCCGAGGCCATCGGGGTGCGGTTCGTCGACTACACCGCCGGGGACGTCGTCGCCGCGGCGCGCGAGCTGGTCCCGGACGGCTTCGACGGGATCGTCGACACGGTCGGAGGCGCCTCGCTGCGGACGGTCGCTCCGCTGGCCCGGGAGCCCCACAACGTCGTCGCCGTGGGTGATGTGTCCGTGTCCGATCTCGGTGGGCGTTTCGTCGAGCGCCGCCTCGACCGGGAGAACCTGGAGCGGTCGGCCCGGCTGGCCCTCGACGGCCTCCTCGAACCCGTGATCACCGCGGTCCACCCGCTCGCCGACGCCCCGGCCGCCCTCGCCACCGTCGAGAACGGTCACACGTCGGGCAAGGTCGTCATCAAGGTGGCATGA
- a CDS encoding helix-turn-helix transcriptional regulator, with the protein MIDRAGLAGFLRRRRESLQPEDVGLPRGQRRRTAGLRREEVAALCHISTDYYSRLEQERGPHPSEHMIASIAQGLHLSLDERDHLFRLAGHNPPARGATSEHISPGLLRILDRLADTPAEIVTELGETLRQTPLGVALTGDTTGYTGPSRSIGYRWFTDPATRALYHPDDHALHSRVFASGLRKVVTLRGPGSRAAHLRELLLARSAEFRAVWDEHEIGVHHDGVKRYVHPEVGVLELTCQTLLDPEQSHILLVYTAVPGGESHEKLRLLSVIGAQRIVARTPPGT; encoded by the coding sequence GTGATCGACCGAGCCGGGCTCGCCGGGTTCCTGCGCCGCCGCCGGGAGTCGCTCCAACCCGAGGACGTCGGCCTGCCCCGCGGGCAGCGGCGCCGGACCGCCGGCCTGCGCCGCGAGGAGGTCGCCGCGCTCTGCCACATCTCCACCGACTACTACAGCCGGCTGGAGCAGGAACGCGGACCGCACCCGTCCGAGCACATGATCGCCTCGATCGCGCAGGGCCTGCACCTGTCCCTCGACGAACGCGACCACCTGTTCCGCCTCGCCGGGCACAACCCGCCCGCCAGGGGCGCGACCAGCGAGCACATCAGCCCCGGCCTGCTCCGCATCCTCGACCGGCTCGCCGACACGCCCGCCGAGATCGTCACCGAGCTGGGCGAGACGCTCCGGCAGACCCCGTTGGGCGTCGCGCTCACCGGCGACACCACCGGGTACACCGGCCCGTCCCGCAGCATCGGCTACCGGTGGTTCACCGACCCGGCCACCCGCGCCCTCTACCACCCCGACGACCACGCGCTGCACTCCCGCGTCTTCGCCTCCGGGCTGCGCAAGGTGGTCACCCTCCGCGGGCCCGGGTCGCGGGCCGCCCATCTCAGGGAACTCCTGCTCGCCCGCAGCGCGGAGTTCCGCGCCGTGTGGGACGAGCACGAGATCGGCGTCCACCACGACGGGGTCAAGCGCTACGTGCACCCGGAGGTCGGCGTCCTGGAGCTGACGTGCCAGACGCTCCTGGACCCCGAGCAGTCCCACATCCTGCTCGTCTACACCGCGGTGCCCGGCGGTGAGAGCCACGAGAAGCTGCGGCTCCTCTCGGTCATCGGGGCCCAGCGCATCGTCGCGCGGACGCCCCCGGGCACGTGA
- a CDS encoding SDR family oxidoreductase, with product MARTRPDITVPDLSGKLAVVTGASDGVGLGLAARLAAAGAEVVMPVRNRRKGEAAIARIEERHPGAVLSLRDLDLSSLDSVAALGAALRGEGRPIHILVNNAGVMTPPDRQTTADGFELQFGSNHLGHFALVAHLLPLLRAGRARVTSQISVAASQNAINWDDLNWERSYHGRRAYSQSKIAFGLFGLELDRRSRAGGWGITSTLAHPGVVPTSLLAARPEIGRARDTAAVRLIRALSRRGLVVGTVETALLPALLAATSPDAHGGRLYGPGGLGHLAGAPAEQAVYSPLRGEDDARRIWRISEDLTGSSFPTVESARTGSGG from the coding sequence ATGGCACGCACGCGACCGGACATCACCGTTCCAGACCTCTCCGGGAAGCTCGCCGTCGTCACGGGCGCCAGCGACGGCGTCGGCCTGGGCCTGGCGGCCCGTCTCGCCGCCGCCGGTGCCGAGGTCGTCATGCCCGTCCGCAACCGCCGCAAGGGCGAGGCGGCGATCGCGCGGATCGAGGAGCGGCACCCGGGCGCCGTGCTGTCCCTGCGGGACCTCGACCTGTCGTCGCTGGACTCGGTCGCCGCGCTGGGGGCCGCGCTGCGCGGCGAGGGCCGCCCGATCCACATCCTGGTCAACAACGCCGGCGTGATGACCCCACCGGACCGGCAGACCACCGCCGACGGGTTCGAGCTGCAGTTCGGCAGCAACCACCTGGGGCACTTCGCCCTCGTCGCCCACCTGCTGCCCCTGCTGCGCGCCGGACGGGCCCGGGTGACCTCGCAGATCAGCGTCGCCGCGAGCCAGAACGCCATCAACTGGGACGACCTGAACTGGGAGCGGTCCTACCACGGTCGTCGCGCGTACAGCCAGTCCAAGATCGCGTTCGGCCTGTTCGGGCTGGAGCTGGACCGGCGCAGCCGGGCCGGGGGCTGGGGCATCACCAGCACCCTCGCCCACCCCGGCGTCGTGCCCACCAGCCTGCTGGCCGCGCGCCCCGAGATCGGCCGGGCCCGGGACACCGCCGCCGTGCGCCTCATCCGCGCCCTCTCGCGCCGCGGCCTCGTCGTCGGCACGGTCGAGACCGCGCTGCTCCCGGCCCTGCTGGCGGCCACCTCACCGGACGCGCACGGCGGGCGCCTGTACGGTCCCGGCGGCCTCGGGCACCTGGCCGGCGCGCCGGCCGAGCAGGCCGTCTACTCGCCGCTGCGCGGCGAGGACGACGCCCGCCGCATCTGGCGGATCTCCGAGGACCTCACCGGCAGCTCGTTCCCGACCGTAGAGAGTGCCCGGACCGGGTCCGGCGGGTGA
- a CDS encoding antibiotic biosynthesis monooxygenase family protein — protein MPVIRVGSAVTQINVFTVEPDHQQPLIDHLARAARIASEVPGWMSASLHRSLDGTRVVNYAQSEDHDAAQRVIRHLKSQGMLEGNKAFGQAHPGLYEVSFTLDRDDI, from the coding sequence ATGCCCGTCATTCGTGTTGGCTCAGCGGTGACCCAGATCAACGTCTTCACCGTCGAACCAGACCACCAGCAGCCTCTGATCGACCACCTCGCCCGTGCTGCCCGGATCGCCAGCGAGGTACCCGGCTGGATGTCGGCCAGCCTCCACCGCAGCCTGGACGGCACCCGCGTCGTCAACTACGCGCAGAGCGAGGATCACGATGCCGCGCAGCGGGTGATCCGGCACTTGAAGTCCCAGGGAATGCTGGAGGGCAACAAGGCGTTCGGGCAAGCCCACCCGGGCCTGTACGAAGTTTCCTTCACCCTTGATCGAGACGACATCTGA
- a CDS encoding RICIN domain-containing protein — translation MTRKPGRALTLVLIIALSLTTAITTASASDADVGAERMVQQRPYSIRPKVDASFAFTLAATNTDVTVEKRNSKNDHQLWIQGKSDGQGYFRLQNKSRKDMCLAIPSGSGSANVFAWPCGTHTGYYWKWTKQQQLLNKDSGKVVAPQPPPAPGKPIVQWTSGDGKADLVRYEF, via the coding sequence ATGACGAGGAAACCAGGCCGCGCGTTGACGCTGGTCTTGATCATCGCCCTGTCGCTGACGACGGCGATCACCACCGCATCCGCATCCGACGCCGATGTCGGTGCCGAGCGGATGGTCCAGCAACGTCCTTACTCGATCCGACCGAAGGTCGATGCTTCCTTCGCGTTCACGCTGGCCGCCACCAACACGGACGTGACGGTGGAGAAGCGGAACAGCAAGAACGACCACCAGCTCTGGATCCAGGGGAAGTCCGACGGCCAGGGCTACTTCCGGCTGCAGAACAAGTCCCGGAAGGACATGTGCCTGGCCATTCCGAGCGGTAGTGGCTCGGCGAACGTCTTCGCGTGGCCCTGCGGCACGCACACCGGTTACTACTGGAAGTGGACGAAACAGCAACAGCTCCTGAACAAGGACTCCGGCAAGGTGGTGGCGCCCCAACCCCCGCCGGCTCCCGGCAAGCCGATCGTCCAGTGGACGTCCGGAGACGGGAAAGCCGACCTCGTGCGGTACGAGTTCTGA
- a CDS encoding DNA/RNA non-specific endonuclease gives MRHLLGSDLAPPVGQGAGKRPREAEPDPAAEATKKPRTLRSLTQGGGTSASAVYDWRSPTGFVGNQPKDGECTDVEELGRRRVIRPVGPGEEGGENGLSQALVDMLEAHGMDADSDWVKGHLENDNLGGPGTSANLTPLTRKANGSYLGKVEAPVKKAIERLRQLKEGKTVKGLEEVEEIKILFDVEVSPELMFPDSEVDCEKSIREYIKIDVRYHCPELSETTKEILNGLFELTKLPLPELPPRGIRMNPVTGEFTPQWTPNPKGARF, from the coding sequence ATGCGCCACCTGCTCGGGAGCGACCTCGCCCCACCGGTCGGCCAAGGCGCCGGGAAACGACCGCGGGAAGCCGAACCGGACCCCGCGGCGGAGGCGACCAAGAAGCCGAGGACCCTCCGGTCCCTGACGCAGGGCGGAGGCACCTCGGCCTCCGCCGTCTACGACTGGAGGTCACCGACCGGCTTCGTAGGCAACCAGCCGAAGGACGGCGAGTGCACCGACGTCGAGGAACTGGGGAGGAGAAGGGTCATCCGCCCCGTCGGGCCGGGAGAGGAGGGCGGGGAGAACGGCCTCTCCCAAGCGCTCGTCGACATGCTGGAGGCCCATGGGATGGACGCCGACTCGGACTGGGTCAAGGGTCACCTGGAGAACGACAACCTCGGCGGTCCCGGCACCTCCGCGAACCTCACCCCGCTAACCAGGAAGGCCAACGGGAGCTACCTGGGGAAGGTCGAGGCCCCGGTCAAGAAGGCCATCGAGCGACTGCGCCAGCTGAAGGAGGGCAAGACGGTCAAGGGGCTGGAGGAGGTGGAGGAGATCAAGATCCTTTTCGACGTCGAGGTCAGCCCCGAGTTGATGTTCCCGGACTCCGAGGTCGACTGCGAGAAGTCGATCAGGGAGTACATCAAGATCGACGTCCGCTACCACTGCCCGGAGCTCTCGGAGACGACGAAGGAGATCCTGAACGGGTTGTTCGAGCTGACCAAGTTGCCCTTGCCCGAACTCCCGCCACGCGGCATCAGGATGAACCCCGTCACGGGGGAGTTCACGCCGCAGTGGACGCCGAACCCCAAGGGCGCGCGGTTCTGA